A genomic segment from Antedon mediterranea chromosome 6, ecAntMedi1.1, whole genome shotgun sequence encodes:
- the LOC140051561 gene encoding RING finger protein 11-like, giving the protein MGNCLTGQSADDLSLLHNDSNVEHDRLGPPPPYQEQAPVYHPTPGQRRTVSQLTEEEQVKIAKRMGLIQHLPTGKYDTNKKVRECVICMIDFQVGDPVRFLPCMHTYHVKCIDDWLMRSFTCPSCMEPVDAALLMSYDDSANT; this is encoded by the exons ATGGGGAATTGCCTAACAGGACAATCTGCTGATGATTTGTCGCTTTTACACAATGATTCTAATGTAGAACATGATCGGTTAGGCCCCCCTCCGCCTTACCAG gaACAGGCTCCAGTTTACCACCCGACTCCTGGGCAGCGAAGAACAGTGAGCCAACTAACAGAAGAAGAACAGGTTAAAATTGCCAAACGAATGGGCCTAATTCAACACCTTCCCACAGGCAAATatgatacaaataaaaaagttagAGA gTGTGTTATATGTATGATAGATTTCCAGGTTGGTGATCCTGTACGCTTCTTGCCATGTATGCATACGTACCATGTAAAGTGTATAGACGATTGGTTAATGCGTTCTTTCACATGTCCTTCGTGTATGGAACCAGTAGATGCTGCATTACTGATGTCATATGATGATTCAGCGAATACTTaa